CGCTCACCGATCCTGCTGATTGCGCTCGCAGTCGGGCTCATCACGCTGTGGCAGCGGTGGCGGCATCCGGTGCCGGGCTATCACGACATCCCGCGCGCCCAGCGGCTCGCGATCGGGCTCGGCTACGCACTGCTGCTGGTCGCGCTGGCGCTCACGCTGCCGATCGGGATGGATCTGCACCCCCGAATCGCCAGGTGAGTCGGGGTGAAAGGCTCACCGACGGGTGCGATCCGTGCTTGGGCAGCCGCTCCCGATGGCCTACCCTTGTTGCCATCCCACACTCCATCTACCCGCAGCACAACCCCGAAGGGCGGGTCATGCGTTTTCGCAACTCTCTGCTGGTCTGGGTCATCGCCGGAGCCACGGCGATCTCGTTGTCGCCGGCCTCATCCCACGCGGCGGTGCTCCTGTCCGAGCTGTGCGATCCCCTCAATAATTATCCGTCGGATCGCTTCATCGAGATCTACAACTCGGGCCCCGACACGGTCTCGCTCACCAACTGGGCGCTGGTCGCGGTCGGCAACAATGTCGACATCCAGACCTGGACCCTGTCGGGCAGCATCCTTCCCGGTCAGGCTCTGGTCGCAGGCAACAACACCACGGTTGCAGTCTTCACCGTGAACTTCCCGAATGCGAGCTGGTCGGCCGGCAACGCGACCTGGAACGGTCGGGTCGGCGACGGCGCCAAGCTCATCGACTCGGGCGGTGGCGTGATCGATCGAGTGGTGGTGACCGGCTCCGGCGGCTCGACGTTCGAAAACGCGAACTACGTTCGCAATCCAAACATCTACTCGCCCAATCCCACCTACACGGCGTCCGAGTGGACCACCACGCCGCGCACGCTGGCGACCGATGGCAGCCCGGGCACTCACGTGACCGCACCGCGGCCGCCGGGCCCGATCCTGGCGCAGATGGTGACCGACCCGGCGTTCCCGCTCGCGGGCTCACCGACGCACGTGCAGGCCGACGTCACCGACACCACCGCCGCCGTCACTTCGGTGTCGCTGGCCTGGGGCACCGCACCTGCGTCGCTCACCAACACCATCGCGATGCCATTGGTTTCGGGCACCACCTACCGCACCACCGCGGCGATCCCCGCTCAGGTGGCCGGCGTGACGGTCTACTACAAGATCACCGCGACCGACGCTTCGTCCGGCATCACCACTTCGGAGCTCAAGAGCTACGCGCTGTTCTTCAACCTGACGGTGGCACAGATCCAGGGCGGCGTCGGTTCATCGCCCTACAACGGCAACAGCGTGATCACGAACGGAGTCGTCACCGCGCGCTTCGGCACCTTTTTCGCGGTGCAGGACGGCAGCGGCCCGTGGAGCGGCGTGTGGGTGCGCAGCACCGATACTCCGACCGTCGGCGACCAGGTCACGGTGCGCGGCACCGTGAGCGAAGCCGACGCGCAGGGCTACGCCGGCAATACGCTGCTGACCAACGGCCTCGTAACGAGCAGCGCTGCCGGCGTATTGCCCGCGGCAGCGGTGGTGCCGAGCGGCAGTGCGCTCTCGGAAGGCTATGAAGGCGTGCTGGTCAAGCTCGCGAGTGCCGTGTGCACGAACCCCAGTGCAGGGGTGGGGCAGTGGCAGGTGAACGACGGCAGCGGCACTGCGCTGATGGATGCACTCGGCTACACGTTCGGTCCGATTCTCGGCACCACCTACGACGTGACCGGCCCGGTCACCTTCTATGGCGGGAGCTTCAAGCTCGAGCCGCGCTCGGCCGCCGACATCGTTTTCGTCGCCGACCTCGCAGCACCGAGCGTGCTCGCGATCGGAGAGATGAGCGATTCGACGTTCCTGGTGCAGTTCACCGAGCCGGTCGACGAGGCGACCAGTGAGGTGGCGAGCCGCTACACGATCGGAGCGCTGACCGGCACCGTCGCGATCCGCGATCCGATCCATCCCGAGCACGTGCTGGTCACGATCGCCAATGTGGCGCCCGGAACGCGCACCCTGTCGGCCACCGGCGTCGAGGACGCGTTCGGCAATGCGACAGCGGCCGCGAACGCCAGCTTCACCTACATCGACACGCGCATTCCCGCCGGCTACTACGACGGCGCGATCGGGCTGACCGGCGCGCCGCTGCGCGCGGCGCTGCACGAGATCATCAAGAACCACTCGGTGCAGAGCTACGACTACGCCTACACCGCATTCCAGACCACCGACGTGCGGCCCGACGGCAAGCTGTGGGATGTCTACTCCGACATTCCGGACGGAACACCGCCTTACCTCTATAGCTTCGGTCAGACCGGTGGCGGCACGTTCGAAGGCAGCGGCTACAACCGCGAGCACTCGTTCCCGCAGGGCTGGTTCGGCGGCTCGGTGACGCCGATGCACACCGACCTGTGGATTCTCTACCCGACCGACACCAAGGTGAACGGCTACCGCGGCAACCTGCCCTACGGCACCGTCGAGGCGGCCTCGATCACGTCGCTCAACGGCAGCCAGGTGGGACCCAACACCGCACCCGGCTACTCCGGCACCGTTTTCGAGCCGATCGACGCGTACAAGGGCGACCTCGCGCGAAGCACGTTTTACGTTTCCACGCGTTACCTGTCCGAAGATGGCGGCTGGCCCGGCAGTCCGGCCGCGAGCGGCGCGAACCTCAACACGTGGGCGGCCGAGCTCTACACCAGCTGGTCGATCGGCGATCCGGTCAGCCAGAAGGAACGGCTGCGCAACGGAGCGATCTACGTGATCCAGGGCAATCGCAATCCGTTCGTCGATCACCCCGAGTGGGCGGCGCAGATCTTCGACCCGTCGCAGATCACGGGTGTCCCGAGCGCGACGCGTGCGTCGTTCACGCTCTACCAGAACGCGCCGAACCCGTTCAACGGCGTCACGCGAATCGCGTTTCAGCTCGCCGAGCGCCAGCGCGTACGACTGCGCGTCTACGACGTGTCCGGTCGCCTGATCCGGACGCTGGTGGACCGCGATGCGATGGAGCCGGGCCGACACGAAGTCGCGTGGGAGGGGCTCAGCGAATCCGCCAGTCGAGTCGGCGAGGGCCTCTACTTCTACCGACTCGAGGCGGGCGGGCGTAGCGAGACGCGACGCGTCGTGCGAGTGCGCTGATCGCCGACAGGCTCCGCCGGAAAACGCGACGGGCGGTGTCCTTGCGGACACCGCCCGTTTCAGCGCGAGGTGGTACCTCGAGCGTCTTAGGCCTTGCGGACGTTCGCCGCCTGCAGCCCCTTCGGGCCACGGGTTACGTCGAACTCGAGCGACTCGCCTTCGGCGAGCGTCTTGAATCCGTCACCTGCGATGGCTGAGAAATGGACGAACACGTCCTCGCCGCCATCCGACTGTGAGATGAAGCCAAAGCCCTTCGCTTCGTTGAACCACTTCACGGTGCCACTAGCCACTTGAAACTCCTGTTGTACTCGGGCCCGGAGACCCGTACTTACCGCGGTAACACGCCGCGGCGGCGTCCGGTCTGTGTGACCGATGTCTCGATTGCTGCGAGTAAAGCCTGCCCACAAAAAAACCGCCCGAGAAGTCTCTGGCGGAATCGAACGTGGGAAGCTCAATCACAATCAACCGAAGACGTACGCAGTATCGGCGTGACGGGGACGGAAAGCCAGCGAAATCTGCGGAGGGGCCGAACAAGGGGTAAAGCCCGTCCGATTGCCAATGAAATGCGACTTTTCGGCCGGCGCTGAAGGCCGCCGGGGTTGCCTTCCCGGGCGGATGCCGGTGTCGGGGGCGTCGGCAAGACCGCCCCCTCTTCGCGAGATCGACGCGTGAACCCTCGACCGGCATCCAGGCGCGCGTCGCGGGGTCGAACCAGAAGATCACGTAGTCGCGCAGCTCGCGTTCGGGAACATTGCGGCGATCCGCGGTGAGCGTGACCGGCACCCGGAAGTGGTTCTTGCTCTCCGGCACGATCTCGAGTTCGCAATTGGGCGCTGCCTGCGTCGCCACGCCGACGCTGACGGTGGCGTTGCCTTCGACCGCGTTGGAACGGGCGCACGAGGGGGAGCTCCTGGGTGTGGGAGTGGCAGGTCGTGATGGATACGGCTACTCACTGCTATTCCACGAAACATGCCATCGGGCGGTCGCGTGCGGATCGCCAACCGAGTGCGATCGAGCGTGCGCGTTGCGTCGATCAAGGACCGTGCAGAGGCGGCTGGGGCGCCCGGAGTGTGGGAGTGACGCGTTCTGCACGATCGCTCGGCCGAGCGACAACCAATGAATGCGGGGGATTACCCAGCGGGAGCCGCTCCCGGCAGCTCACTCACGGAACGCCGACGGTTCCTTCGCCCCAGCCGAGTTCGACGACTTCGAAGTCGTCGGCATCGAGGCTGTGAAAGGCCGGGTTCAGCACGTCGTTGTCCCACAGCGGATCCATGGTCCCCGACACGTACAGGTCGGTGCCGTTGTCGGCGACGATGAGTCCGTAGGTCTTCATGGCCTGGAAGATCTTGCGCACGTCGGCCGGGTAGCCGCTGATGTTCACGCCCGCCTTGAGTCGCAGCCGCGTCCCCATTGGAGGTGCCCCGGCGGTCGACCCCGCCTCGTGCGACGCGGGCCACACGTAGCCGTTGGTTGCGCGCGTCGTGACTCGAAACGCGTGCTGAATCGGCCCCGCGGCTGAGACCTCGTCGTGGCGCACAAGGCCCGGGAAGATCGCGAGTCCGGCGGCGTCGGCGGAAGTCCAGCCTTCGATGCGGCGCTGATTGGTATTGAGATCGAACACGGCGCCCGAGCCCGCCTCCCAGCGCGACAGCGCGGCGTTCCAGCGTGTCGCCCAGGTTTCGAACAGCAACCCGCGGCCGCGATCGATGATGAGTAGGTGGCGATCACCGCTCGTGCCGCCACCGGGCACCGCGCCTTCGACGTAGTTGGGCTGCGTCCTGGCCACGTCCGGGATCGGATATCCGATCGGCTGCCCGGGTGCGCCGGGATCGCTCTGGGCGCCGTACAGCACGAACGTCACCGGGACGAGCAATTGAGTGGAGCCCACTCCGACGTATGGAATCCCGTAGGGCGGAGGACCAAAGTCGGGGTGCATGATGCGCGTCGCGGTGGGATTCTGCGGCGTGCGCCCGCTGATGAAGTCGATGTAGTCCTGGGACCCGGGATCGATCGGCGCGCCGGAGATGTCGACGTTCCACCAGTTGTTCGCCGGGAAGACCTGGCGCGCCGAGAAGTCCTCGAGCAACGCGACGCTGTCGACGGCGGCGCCGCTCGGAGCGGGTGCGGTGGCGGGCGACGAAGGCGAAGTCTCGCCGGAACAGCCGGCGAGCGAGACGGCCATGAGTGCCGCGATGACGGCGTGGCGCCTCGATGTGCAGTGCATGTCGTTACCCCCGTGCGACCGCGCGAACCGCGGCCCAGCTCGAGAGATCGGGCAACGCCGGAGTCGTGCGCTCGACGGAGGCGAGCTTCGCATCGGTCGTGAGTCGGGTCAATGAGTGCCGCAGCGATCGGCTGCGTCTCGAGTCCCTCACGATCCTGGCAGTCGAGTTTCCTCGACGGAAATCTCGCCGTCACGTGACCGCACGCGTCCTCGGGCACCATGCGCTGCGTCGTGCTGGCTGATTCATCCATTGCCATTCGCTGGGCCTGACCTCGCATCGTTGTTGGCACCCGCAGGAGGCGACCTCGCATTCGCTCCTCGACGAGCCGACTTCGGGGCAAGGCTGGCCTGGCCGTTTTTGGAACCGGGCACCGGCCGAGGCTTCCAGAGCGCTCGAATCGCGACATCGAGGCGCGCGAGTCGGGCGCCGATAACTCGATCGCATGCTCGGCGTGAGAACCGATGAAGGGCTCGAGTTCCGATTCAGGCCCCAGGGCTTCGGCCGTTTTTTCTCGGCCGCGTTTCTCAGTGTGTGGTTGATGGGCTGGGCGGTTGGCGAAGCGGTGGCCTCGTGGGTGCTGTTCCGTGGCGCTCGTGCGCTGCTCGCCGGCGAGCCGCTCGCTCAGCAAGTGAGCCCGCAGAGTCCCGCCGCGATGCTCGGCATCGGACTCTTCCTGCTGTTCTGGCTCGCGTTCTGGACACTCGGCGGCATCGCCGCGATCGGTGCGCTGCTCGAAGCGGTGTGGGCCGAGGACCGCCTGATCGTGAACGCCGAGGGCCTGCGACGTGTTCGCTCGCGCGGGCCCTTCCGCTCGACGCAGCAGATCGCGCGTGAAGAGCTGCGCCGCGTCTCACTGGCGCGGCGGTTTCAGCGACTGGTGGCGGAGACCGATCGGAAGTCGATCGAGCTGACCGGACTCGGCACCCCCGCCGAACGCACGGCCGCACACGAGGCGATCACGAAGGAGCTGAGGCTCGACTCGATGTCCGCGCAGCGTCTCGGCCAGGTGCTGCCCGAAGCGTGGGAGGACACCGTCAGTCCCGAGGGCGAACGTGTGGTGATCCCGCGCGCGTGGAAGTGGCTCGCGCGACTGCGCACCGAGTGGCGGCTGGGCTCGAGGCGCATCACGTTGCGCCGCCGAGTCGGCTCGAACGTGCGCGATCTGTTTGAAGGTCAGAGCCTCGAGCTGACGGTTCGCAACGACAGCGACGGCGATGACTGGTTCGCACTCGAAGCCATCGGCCATTCACTCGATACCGCCAGGGCGTCGGCAGGGGGCGGCCCGGTGCGCCGCAAGCTCGCGTCGAGCCTGCACGACCCGGCGGTCCCGAAGCAGCTCGGCGAATGGTTGTCGCGCGTCTGCGACCTGCCGCTCGAGGATCGCACCGGCGAGCGCACGACTGCCGTCGACCTCACGCAATTGCGCCAACAGCTCGAGAGCTCGGGTGCGCTTGGCCGCGTGGCGTCGAAGTGGATCGATCGCATGGTGACTCCCAAGTCCTAGCGGGTTCTGTGTTCGCCCCGAACCCTCAGGAAGGACCCCGATTCGCCGACACTCCTTCGAGCGTCACTTACCCGGGGGAGAGTCATGTCGAGAATCCGAGCGTGCCTGCCGCCGTCACTCGTCGTTGCGCTTCTGCTGTCGGCCCCCGCTGCCGGGCGGTGCTCCGCCCCCGCGTCGTCGTCGCCCGCCGACTCGACTGCCACGCGTGTGGCACCGACACCACTGGCACGACTCCAGGCCGGCAATCGACGCTTCGTCGCGAATGCGGCGACGCCACTGCCGGTTTCGAATCAGCGTCGCAGCGAATTGGCGAAAGGCCAGGCGCCGTTCGCGATCGTGCTGACGTGCGCGGATTCGCGCGTGCCTCCCGAGCTGATCTTCAACGCCGGACTCGGCGATCTGTTCGTGGTGCGTGCGGCCGGCGAGGTGATCGATCGCTCGGTGCTCGCGAGCGTCGAGTATGCGGCCGAACATCTGCACGCGCCGCTGCTGGTGGTGATGGGCCACGAAGCGTGTGGTGCGGTGAAGGCCGCGATGGGACCGCCGGCACCCATGGGGCCGAATCTCGACTATCTGGTCGGTGCGATTCGTCCCGCCGTCGCACGAGTTTCGAGCACGCCCGAGGCGCGTCGCCTGGAAGCCGCGATCAAGGCCAACGTCGAGCAGGTGATCGGCGACGCGATCGACCGCAGCGACGTCTTGAGCCACCTGATCGGGAGCGGGAAGCTCAAGGTGGTCGGCGCTTACTATGAACTCGCATCCGGCCGCGTCGTGATCTCGCAGGCCGTCGATGCCGCCGCGCTGCCGCACGCGACGGCCGTGGGGCACTGAGCGCCCTCGCTGACATCGCGTACGCTTCGCGGGTGCACGGCGATTGCCGTGATGCGACTCACCCTGGAGCGCCGCCATGACCGCCAAGCAACCGAACTCGCGTGAGACTTTCAGTTCGTGGCCTGCGCGTGCAGGTGTTCTGGTTGCGATCCTGATCTTTGGGGTCGTGGTGTGGCGGATCTTCGTCGACACCCGCCCGCGCCCACAGCTGGTAAAGCTGGTCGAACGCATTCGCGAAGACATCAAGCAAGTCAATCAGGACCATGATTCATGGCAGATCGAGGAAGCCCGGCTCGAGATCAACTTCGCGGTCAAGGTGAGGTCGGACACCGAATTCGAACTGAAGGCCGCGGGGTCTGGAACGCTCAGCTCGGAAAATGAGCAGTCGCAGAAGCTCGTGATCCTGTTGCGAAGATCGGACGGCGGGACGGGTCGCGAAGGGTCGGCGCTGGTGGAGGCCGACACGATGGGTGTCGCGGGCTCGAATTGATCCACGAGCGTGGCAGGGAGGGGGATCGTCAAATGAGCGACAGCGCGAAAGAGAACTTCGAGCTGCTGATCAGGCAGTATGAAATGGTGAGCGACCACTATAAGCACGAGGACACGCTCCGCTTGACGCGTGATCAGAACTTCATCGTGCTGTCCGCAGCGCTGCTATCGCTGGTTGGGCTGTTGACCCAGGGCACGGTGGCGGGCCATGGAACGCTTGCGCGCATCGGGGTCAGCGCGATCGCGGTGCTCGGACTCATCATCTGCAGAGCGTGGAGCCAGCTCTCGGACGCCGGAAGCCTGTATGTGGCGCTGCGTCGCGAGCAAGGTGCGGAGATCGAGCGAAAGCTCGGAACGCTGAGCCTGTTCCGAGACGAGCTGAAGGCAACCGCGGATCATCGTGAACGGACGCCCGGGTGGCTTCCGCATGGCCAGGCGATGCGTCGCGTGTTCTTGTCCGTCGCTTGCCTCTGGGGCGGTGTCATCCTGGTCACGTGGATCTTCTGAACTCGCCTTCAAATCCCATCGAGTCGGTGTCTCGCGCACGTTGGCAGAGAGGGCCGCTCGAGTTCGGCAAGCGGCCCGAAGCCGACGCAATTCGCGTGGACAGTCAACTGCAGGCGTGGTCTAGTGTGATCCGACGCCGACGAGCGTCGTTGAACTTGCGCCTCGCTGAAAAATGTGGCTTCCCTCGCGCCCGCGGCGACCTAGCGCTGATTCCTCCTGGAGCTCACAGGAGTCGAAGTCGATCGCGCACATCCACGTCCGCAAGGAGGGCCCGCATGAAGTCCGCTTCGACCATTGCGCTGGCGACTGTCTGTGTCTTGAGTGCCATCTTCCCACTGGACAGCGCCCTGGCGGTGACATTCAACGTCTTCACGGATCCCCACGTTTCGTTCCCTGGGTTGGCCGGTACGATTGGCTTTACGTTTGCGGGGAACAAGTTCGTGGGGTCCGTCTACGGAGGCGGCACTGGCCAACTCTATTCGACCGATCTGAGCGGCGGAAGCGTGGCTGTCTTTGCGCCTGCGGTAGCGCTTTCCCCGGGCACGAAGGAGCACTTCGTGGCAAGTTCGCTGGGCCTCGGGGGCTTCCCGAGCCGCCACATCTACGTGGGTGACGGAGCGACGATCGTTCACATCAAGGACAACGGCACCGCGGCTAGCCCTCTGCTATTCGTCACCGGGTTGTCGAGCGAGGTGCGGGGCATCCTGTTCGATGCCGTCGGCACCTTTGGTTACGACATGCTCGTCACGACACGCGATGGAACGGTCTACCGGATCAAGAGCAATGGCGCGGCCACCATTCTGGCCAACACCGGCGAGGACACGGAGGGGCTGGACATTGCTCCGATCGGGGCCGGCTTCGGTGCCTTTGATGGCCAGCTGATCGTCGCATCCGAAGTGTCCGGAACGCTGAGAGCGATCGACGCCAATGGAACCGTTCAAGGCCTCGGGCTGACGATTCCTTGGGCCGAGGAGCTGACGTTCGTGCCGCTCAATGTCGGAACGTCGGGGAACTCGCTCGAGGGATTCTACGGGAGCAACTACACCCCCAACGTGATCAAGGCCGCGGCTTCGGAGTTCGTGGGGTACGAGGGCGATGCGATCGTGACTTCCGAGGTTGGATTGCTGCAAGGTCGTGTTACGAGAGTGCATTGGAATTCGACAAGCGCAAGTTTCGATACGATCGGAGTTGGGAATTTTCCGGACTACATGGTGGGCCAGGTACCCGTGACCGCTCAACCGGAAGATGGGCTCTTCGTGACGCCGGCGGTCATCGCAGGGGACTCGATCGTGGGCGTCAACAAAGACTTTGTGAACACCACGGGCCAGAACGCCAACGACATCGAAATCCTTCTAAGCGGCACGCGCACGATCTTACGGCACTACGATGGCTACCCGGCAAACTCCTTCGCAACGTTCGAGGTCACTTACGAGGCTCCGGGCAACACACGTCTCCATTGGTCGAATCCGAACAACCCGGTACTGCCGGGTCAAGTCGCTCACGTCGGGTTTGTCATCCCGGGACTTCAAGCGAACGTCATCAAGGGAGTGTTCTGGACCCTCGACGGAGTCGTGACCGGATGTGCGCGTCAGGTGAATACTCCCCACGCCGCCTGGGACATCAATCCCGGTAACCTGGTTACTTACGCGAACAACTGTCTGGCCTGCGAATCCGTTTCGCTCTACGTCGGCCACGCAACGGTCAGGTGGTACTCGTCTCATGTTCCGCTCGACAGTCTGAATGCGAACTTGCTCGCGAGCACGACTCCGTTGCGGACCGATGTCATCCCGAATGCGCCGGTCTTGCTGGCTCCCGGGGACTCGGCCAGTGTGAGCATTCCGGCGGCTCCTTCGAACGCTCGGTTTGCCGTTCTCAGCCTGAAGGTTGGGACCAGCCCAAGCCTCATGACCGGCAACGAAACGACGGACTTCATCGAAACGAGGTTGGCGGGCACGGGCAATGTCGGTGTCGAGCCTTCGCCTGGGGCTCCGGCCACGGGGATTGCCTTCCTCGGTGGCTCGCCCAACCCATCCGCTGGCGCCGTGAGATTGAGCTTCAGGGCCGACGCCTGCGGCGAGATCGGAGTGACAATCACCGATGTATCGGGCCGAATGGTTCGGCGCTGGTCGGGAGTGCAAGTCGAATCGCGAGGAACTTCGCTGACCTGGAACGGCGTGGATGACGCCGGTCATCGCGTTCGTAGTGGCGTCTATTTCGTGATCGCTTCAGGCAATTGCGGAAAGGCCAGCGGGAGAGTTCTGCTGACCCGATGAAGTGGGCTCGCAAAGAGAGCAGAGGACTCGAGCGGAGATGGAAATCGGCATCGACAGCTTCGCAGCGGCGTTCACCGAACGTTGCAGCCGCGAGGCGACACAGACCCCTGCGTTCCGACCGACAACCTCTACGCGTGCTCGCGCCAGTTCCGCGCGGGCCAGCGTTCCAGCTACCTGATACCCGACCGGGTGAACGGCGGCGTCTCGGCCCTGCACTTCACCCAACAGGTGCTCTATCTGGGTGGGGCCTTCGATCTGGTCGAGGGAGTACTCGGGCGCGTTGGCGTGGCCGCGTACGGCAATCCGACGCTCGTGGGTGTCCCACCGGTCACGGTTGCGTCGACTCTTTCCCTTGGTTGCGCACCCAATCCGGCGCGGACTCACGGCACTCTCAGCTTCGCGCTGCCGGCCGCTGGCCCGGTCAGCCTGGCCGTGTTTGATGCGGCAGGCCGACGGGCGGCTACGATGGCGGACCACGAGCGTTTCGCCGCCGGCCCCCACAATCTGAGCTTCAGCACCGACACCCTGAAGCCGGGGCTCTATTTCGCGAGACTGCAGTTCGGCACCCTGCGGGCGACGCGTAAGCTGATGGTGATCCGCTAGCAACTGCTGCGAAGGCGCGAGGAGCGGCCCGATGTGGACCGCCCCTCGCGCGCACTGCGCCGTACGGAAGCCTGCAACGGCCGGCCTCCCGATTCGGACCCTATCTGCTTCGCATCAGCACGAGTCTCCGTGCAGTCACCTGGCCGGCCGCGCGAGCACGATAGAAGTACACGCCGTCGGCGGCGCGTGATCCATCGGCTCGAGTTCCGTCCCAGGTGAACGTGTGCGGGCCTGCCGTCAACTGGCCGCGGTGGAGCTTGGCCACGAGCCGGCCGGAGAGGTCGTAGATGCCGAGTTGAACGTCCGTCGCGCTGACAAGACTCAGATCGAAGTGCGTCGTCCGCGTGAACGGATTGGGACGCGCCGCCGACAACTCGAGCCCCACGGTCGTGCGCTCTGGAGTACCGAGCACGCCGGCCATCGGCGCGACGACCTGGCCCTCCGAGTCGACAAACTCGGCCTCCGAAATGACGATCGCGGCGTTCGCACTTGCCGAGGCCGCACGGTTGAAGTGGAGCAGCACGTCGATCTCAGCCGCGGCGTCAGGGGAAAGCGCGATCAACCCGATCAGCGCTTCGCTCGTGCCCGGCTCCGAGAGCTGCAGCCACCCGGCGGGAGCACCCGGCAGCTCGACGCCGGACAAGGTCACGCCGCTCGGGAGGGTGATTGAGAGCCGAGCCGCGGCAAGCAAGTCCGCGCCGCTCACGCGCAGCGACTGATCGAAGCCGCCGGAGGTTTCGACCGGCGCACCGAGCTGTACCCTGAGATTCGCGAGCGGCAACGGCGTCAGGTTGCTCGGGAGCGGGCCGTGCAGGATACGACGCGCACAGCACAGCACATCATCCGGGGTAAAGACCGAGTCGCGATTGCAATCGAAGCGTCCCGCGAGCGAATCCGGGCAGGTGGCAGGATGCCGCAGGCACCTCACCATCAGGACCAGATCACGCAGGTCGACGCGGCCGTCCCCGTTTGCGTCGCACACTCGGTCGCTGCCACAGATCCGCGCCACCATATCCACCGGCGCGAAGGTCGGGCAGAAGTGCACGGCTTGTCCGAGCGAGTCGCTCGCTAACAGCTCGACCATCCGCGCGAGCGTCAGCGGCGGCGGGAGAGTCCCCGGAATCGCAGAGACGGTGACCTCGAGCACGGGTAGAGGACCGCAAGGGACATTGGACGGGCACGGATCGGTGGGGGGGATCAGCACGCCATTGTCCGAGAACATGACGAATTGGGCGCCGTTGGGAAGCGCCTGCCAGGCGAGCTGCATACCCGACGCTGACCCGATTGGCCGCAGCTGCGTTACGCGAAGCGCGGGTGGCAGCAGAGCGATTCGCCCTTGCAGCCCGGCGAGCGCGGGCCCGGTGTTGATCTGGAACACGAGCTTCGCGGGTGAGCCGGGGCCTATGTTGGCATCGCATTCGAAATGGCCGGGATCATGCCGCCAGTCCGCGAGGAAGCAGTTGGGGGACGGTGGCGGAAGACTGCACTGCGGCGCAACCGAGAACGGCACGGTCGTGCTGTAGAGCGCGGTCGGGACGTTGGCCGTGTCGCACCAGCTCACTTCGGCGACTTCGACGATCATCCGGTAGGCACCAGGTGGCAGACCCGGCAGCTTGGCGTGCGCCTGCCAGGGAATCTCCCCCAGACTGCATGGCCGACCCATGCAATCGTTCACAGCCACGATCACGCGCGCGATCGGAGGCTGCGGCAGCGGGCTCATGATCGGGTTTGGCAACAGCTCGAGCCCTCGGAACTGGTAACAGTCGTCGGGGAAGCGGCCCGCGATCGAAAACGGAATGGGAAGGTTCGGGCAGATCTCAGGCGGCGGGCATGTCGCACACGGCGCGGGCGGCCCGATGTGAATGGTGTCCACGTGGGGTAGCGGCCCCGGCGGCGGACCGCAGGCGAGCGGCACTTCGAAGGACACCAGCTGCGTACGCGTCGCCGCGCACGTCGAGCTGTCAGACCGGGTGATCCGCCCGTCGATCACGATCTCGATCTGATGATGGCCCGCGGCGAACAGGCCCAACGGCACCGTGAGTGTTTCCGGCAGGCACACGGTCGTGATGATGCAGTTCTGCAGATTCATCGCCGCCTGAATGCGGATCCGACCCGACGACTCGAGCGTATACCCCAGCAGATCCACGCACGGCCCGCACGCGCTCGCCTGCAAATGGAGCGGCTGGTTCGGGCACGGTTGCGGCACCGAGAGGAAAACGGGAACGGACAAGTCGGGAGGACAGTCGACCGGCACCTGGGACTTGACGGGAGTCGCGAGGAGCAGACCGAGCGTCACCAGCAGCAACGACTGACGCATGGGACACCTTCTCTCTGAATGCGCCGCGCAGGAACGCGACGCTCGTGCGACGCAGCCGCCCGGCGG
This genomic stretch from Candidatus Eisenbacteria bacterium harbors:
- a CDS encoding T9SS type A sorting domain-containing protein translates to MRQSLLLVTLGLLLATPVKSQVPVDCPPDLSVPVFLSVPQPCPNQPLHLQASACGPCVDLLGYTLESSGRIRIQAAMNLQNCIITTVCLPETLTVPLGLFAAGHHQIEIVIDGRITRSDSSTCAATRTQLVSFEVPLACGPPPGPLPHVDTIHIGPPAPCATCPPPEICPNLPIPFSIAGRFPDDCYQFRGLELLPNPIMSPLPQPPIARVIVAVNDCMGRPCSLGEIPWQAHAKLPGLPPGAYRMIVEVAEVSWCDTANVPTALYSTTVPFSVAPQCSLPPPSPNCFLADWRHDPGHFECDANIGPGSPAKLVFQINTGPALAGLQGRIALLPPALRVTQLRPIGSASGMQLAWQALPNGAQFVMFSDNGVLIPPTDPCPSNVPCGPLPVLEVTVSAIPGTLPPPLTLARMVELLASDSLGQAVHFCPTFAPVDMVARICGSDRVCDANGDGRVDLRDLVLMVRCLRHPATCPDSLAGRFDCNRDSVFTPDDVLCCARRILHGPLPSNLTPLPLANLRVQLGAPVETSGGFDQSLRVSGADLLAAARLSITLPSGVTLSGVELPGAPAGWLQLSEPGTSEALIGLIALSPDAAAEIDVLLHFNRAASASANAAIVISEAEFVDSEGQVVAPMAGVLGTPERTTVGLELSAARPNPFTRTTHFDLSLVSATDVQLGIYDLSGRLVAKLHRGQLTAGPHTFTWDGTRADGSRAADGVYFYRARAAGQVTARRLVLMRSR